A stretch of Drosophila gunungcola strain Sukarami chromosome 3L unlocalized genomic scaffold, Dgunungcola_SK_2 000002F, whole genome shotgun sequence DNA encodes these proteins:
- the LOC128257715 gene encoding ribosome biogenesis protein BMS1 homolog, whose product MADDAGQDKRKQHRARQSGVKADKKKLKAKKDSNQKDPELTARQRNPKAFAINSAQRAERNFRRKEDITAKKQHIPVVDQTPDVPPPVLIAVVGPPKVGKTTLIKDLIKSFTRTNVTEIKGPITIVTSKKRRITLLECNNDVNSMIDVAKCADLVLLLCDASYGFEMEIFEFLNICQVHGMPKIMGVLTHLDMIKNPKQLRKRKKELKHRFWTEVYDGAKLFYLSGLLHGEYLRNEVKNLGRFISVMKYRPLQWRGAHSYLLVDRLEDVTNTDRVRRDPKCDREVVLYGYVRGVPLKQEHMVHIAGLGDARIDELSAIPDPCPLPGTEKKRSLLEKERLLYAPMSGVGGIVYDKDAVYIELQGSHSHKQQEQTAEAAEQAELVGKLIDKKATIDEQMEQQEFRLFSDGQPIKSKDFRNDQDEEEEEESSDEDEEGEGDDSGLDAAGSEDEQDEFDADDWRGENSEVEEDPEDSDAASSGDEEYQSLGNVKTGHESDSEDEEARVLASNMSWKTNLAQKARDAFLQRHSESKNLMRLVYGVFNQSERSRQEAEADDNEDSEEELGGLFRVATKKQTQQQSDKDIRDKDERCFFEYQGDATRDWLAEENKELIKNCFVTGKWKASEDAENLLKMDDMSDAESEVYGDFEDLETGEQHSGKPKTEDGGESNDESAKPEESAAAKRKLTRVEEENLTKAELMSKKLKLKAKFDAEYDNSGEAKGEEDTGRITGDHSFYEDLKAEAQRQSELNKSEFAHLDNEFRIQIEGYRPGLYVRLGFKQLPAEFVENFDASYPVLVGALNLTEENVGYVNCKVKKHRWYKKILKTGDPLIISMGWRRFQTVAIYAKVEDNFRQRYLKYTPNHVTCSMTFWGPITPQNTGFLALQTVRQDQEEMRRLGFRIAATGCVTELDKSSQIMKKLKLVGHPFKIYKKTAFVKDMFNSSLEVAKFEGAKIKTVSGIRGQIKKAHHTPEGSYRATFEDKILLSDIVFCRTWFRVEVPRFYAPVTSLLLPLEQKSQWQGMKTLGQLKRERAVQNDAQPDSMYTEVVRKKKIFRPLKIPKALQRALPYKDKPKLGPEEPKAALERVAVVNSPYEQKVAKMMKMIETNYKDKRHRERVDMKQRMKNYREKKREKMASKERRQKELRKKVSRAISKMRGKQSS is encoded by the exons ATGGCCGACGATGCCGGTCAGGACAAGCGAAAACAGCACCGCGCCCGCCAGTCCGGCGTGAAGGCGGACAAGAAGAAGCTGAAGGCCAAGAAAGACTCGAACCAAAAGGATCCCGAGCTGACCGCCAGGCAGAGGAATCCCAAGGCGTTCGCCATCAACTCGGCGCAGCGGGCAGAGAGGAACTTCCGGCGCAAGGAGGACATCACGGCCAAGAAGCAGCATATCCCAGTCGTAGACCAAACTCCGGACGTACCGCCACCCGTTCTGATTGCCGTGGTGGGTCCGCCCAAAGTGGGCAAGACTACGTTGATCAAGGACCTGATCAAGAGCTTCACCCGCACGAATGTCACCGAGATCAAGGGCCCCATCACCATTGTGACCTCCAAGAAGCGCCGCATCACCCTGCTGGAGTGCAACAACGATGTGAACTCCATGATCGATGTGGCCAAGTGCGCCGATCTGGTATTACTTCTTTGCGACGCGAGCTACGGCTTCGAGATGGAGATCTTTGAGTTCCTGAACATCTGTCAGGTGCACGGCATGCCCAAGATCATGGGTGTGCTGACCCACCTGGACATGATCAAGAACCCCAAGCAATTGAGGAAGCGCAAGAAGGAGCTGAAGCACCGCTTCTGGACCGAGGTGTACGATGGCGCCAAGCTCTTCTACCTTTCGGGCCTGCTCCATGGCGAGTACCTGCGGAACGAGGTCAAGAACCTGGGACGCTTCATCTCCGTCATGAAGTACCGGCCGCTGCAGTGGCGGGGGGCGCATAGTTACCTGCTGGTAGATCGTCTAGAGGATGTCACGAACACGGATCGCGTGCGCCGAGATCCGAAGTGCGATCGGGAGGTTGTCCTCTACGGCTATGTCCGGGGAGTCCCGCTCAAGCAGGAGCACATGGTGCACATTGCCGGACTGGGTGATGCCCGCATTGATGAACTGAGCGCCATACCCGATCCGTGTCCCCTTCCAGGCACCGAAAAAAAGCGTAGTTTGCTGGAGAAGGAGCGTTTGCTTTACGCCCCCATGTCGGGTGTGGGTGGCATTGTCTACGACAAGGATGCGGTGTACATTGAACTGCAGGGCTCGCACTCGCACAAGCAGCAGGAGCAGACCGCAGAAGCAGCCGAGCAGGCGGAACTGGTTGGCAAGCTGATCGACAAGAAAGCCACCATCGACGAGCAGATGGAGCAGCAGGAGTTCCGTCTCTTCTCGGATGGCCAGCCCATCAAGTCCAAGGATTTCCGCAACGATCAGgacgaagaggaggaggaagaaAGCAGCGATGAAGATGAGGAGGGAGAGGGAGACGATTCTGGTTTGGATGCTGCTGGCAGTGAGGATGAGCAGGATGAGTTCGACGCGGACGATTGGCGTGGCGAAAATAGCGAGGTGGAAGAGGATCCTGAAGACTCCGATGCAGCTTCCTCGGGCGACGAGGAGTATCAAAGTCTGGGAAATGTGAAAACGGGCCACGAATCCGATTCGGAAGATGAGGAGGCCCGTGTTCTGGCCAGCAACATGAGCTGGAAGACAAACCTGGCCCAGAAGGCGCGCGATGCCTTTCTCCAACGCCATTCGGAGTCCAAGAACCTGATGCGCCTTGTCTACGGTGTCTTCAATCAGAGCGAACGCAGCCGCCAGGAGGCGGAAGCAGACGACAACGAAGACTCTGAGGAGGAGCTGGGAGGCCTCTTCCGTGTGGCGACAAAGAAACAGACCCAACAGCAATCCGACAAGGACATCCGGGACAAGGACGAGCGGTGTTTCTTTGAGTATCAGGGTG ATGCCACGCGCGATTGGTTGGCGGAGGAAAACAAGGAGCTGATCAAGAACTGCTTCGTAACCGGCAAGTGGAAGGCCAGCGAGGATGCAGAGAATCTGCTGAAGATGGACGACATGAGTGATGCCGAAAGTGAGGTGTACGGCGACTTTGAGGATCTGGAGACGGGCGAGCAACACAGCGGCAAGCCCAAAACAGAAGATGGCGGGGAATCGAATGACGAGAGTGCGAAACCCGAGGAATCCGCCGCAGCCAAACGCAAACTGACCCGCGTGGAGGAGGAAAACCTAACCAAAGCAGAGCTTATGTCGAAAAAACTAAAGTTGAAGGCCAAGTTCGATGCGGAGTACGACAACAGTGGCGAGGCAAAGGGCGAGGAGGACACTGGTCGCATCACCGGGGACCACTCGTTCTACGAGGACCTCAAGGCGGAGGCTCAGCGCCAGAGCGAGCTAAACAAAAGCGAGTTTGCCCACCTGGACAATGAGTTCCGCATTCAGATCGAGGGCTATCGACCGGGTTTGTACGTCCGCTTGGGATTCAAACAGCTCCCCGCCGAGTTTGTGGAGAACTTCGATGCCAGCTATCCGGTGCTAGTTGGAGCCCTTAACTTGACCGAGGAGAACGTGGGCTATGTCAACTGCAAGGTGAAGAAGCATCGCTGGTACAAGAAGATCCTCAAAACTGGAGATCCTCTGATCATATCGATGGGCTGGCGCCGCTTCCAAACAGTGGCCATCTATGCCAAGGTGGAGGACAACTTCCGTCAGCGCTACCTCAAGTACACACCCAACCACGTCACCTGCAGCATGACTTTCTGGGGTCCGATTACCCCTCAAAACACCGGTTTCCTAGCCCTGCAGACCGTGCGCCAGGACCAGGAGGAGATGCGTCGACTGGGCTTCCGCATAGCGGCCACTGGCTGCGTCACCGAGCTGGACAAGTCCTCGCAGATCATGAAGAAGCTCAAGCTGGTGGGACATCCGTTCAAGATCTACAAGAAGACGGCCTTTGTAAAGGACATGTTCAACTCCTCGCTGGAGGTGGCCAAGTTCGAGGGCGCCAAGATTAAGACGGTCTCCGGAATACGGGGGCAGATCAAGAAGGCTCACCACACGCCCGAGGGTTCCTACCGCGCCACCTTCGAGGACAAGATCCTGCTGAGCGACATCGTCTTCTGTCGCACCTGGTTCCGCGTGGAGGTGCCCCGTTTCTATGCTCCAGTGACCTCGCTCCTTCTGCCGCTGGAGCAGAAGAGCCAGTGGCAGGGCATGAAGACGCTTGGCCAGCTCAAGCGGGAGCGGGCCGTGCAGAATGACGCCCAGCCGGACAGCATGTATACGGAGGTCGTGCGCAAGAAGAAGATCTTCCGTCCTCTCAAAATACCCAAGGCGCTGCAAAGGGCGCTGCCGTACAAGGACAAGCCCAAGCTGGGCCCGGAGGAGCCCAAGGCGGCTCTGGAACGCGTGGCTGTGGTAAACTCACCGTACGAACAGAAGGTGGCCAAGATGATGAAGATGATCGAGACGAACTACAAGGACAAGCGGCATCGCGAGCGCGTGGACATGAAGCAGCGGATGAAGAACTACCGCGAGAAGAAGCGCGAGAAGATGGCCTCGAAGGAGCGGCGCCAGAAAGAGCTGCGCAAGAAGGTATCGCGGGCCATCAGCAAGATGCGGGGAAAGCAGTCGTCTTGA
- the LOC128257716 gene encoding unc-112-related protein produces MIHVGENSWKLRIFITDLALEKEMRVRGDQHIGGIMLQLVDPENPKDWSDHALWWPARNVWLSRTRLTLDQCGVQADSLLHFTPMHKILRVQLPDLRYLDCRVDYSVKTFAAVVNLCKQLDIRHPEELSLCKPLEADHLKRNFAQVPHQKRVAIAEPDGTSYLQPAADTNSFVPISTSFHGDDGSTGSLDKPSAPGSFFCAPLSPHNHRGRSPVAATASPSPGTWKQSQLGYATYDSSSSSLGDFQENLASSPPTPCSDVRALQLRPKSLVEKARLNVGWLDSSLSIMEQGIREYDTLCLRFKYFTFFDLNPRCDQVRINQLYEQAKWSVLNEELDCTEEESLMFAALQFQVNHHVDATPQGGAVDSGIETSSQENDNDDEIDSALKELQITLEGPNGGADHMNITRIPELSDYLRYLKPQRFTLRGYKRYYFTYRDLHLHLFKSAEESRRAAPAISINLKGCEVTPDVNLSQGKYAIRLEVSPSNGHGPNSEVWVRCENEQQYAKWMVACRLAAKGRSLADSSYESEVDGILSLLQMQRPVHGVHVNIDPRSVEAGDYLSPKLLRRLSNKAVQRILEAHANVRELNPLDSKLKYIQAWRSLPDFGVSLFIIKFDGHRKEELLGVAHNRIMRMDLSSGDHIKTWRYNTMKAWNVNWNIKCMMVQFEDENVVFSCHSADCKVVHEFIGGYIFMSMRSKDNNQTLNEELFHKLTGGWS; encoded by the coding sequence ATGATCCACGTCGGCGAGAACTCGTGGAAGCTGCGGATCTTCATCACGGATCTGGCGCTGGAGAAGGAGATGCGCGTGCGCGGTGACCAGCACATTGGGGGCATCATGCTGCAGCTGGTGGATCCGGAGAACCCCAAGGACTGGTCGGACCACGCCCTCTGGTGGCCGGCCAGGAACGTGTGGCTGAGCAGGACGCGGCTGACCCTGGACCAGTGTGGTGTCCAGGCGGACAGCCTGCTGCACTTCACGCCCATGCACAAGATACTGCGGGTGCAGCTGCCGGATCTGCGGTATCTGGACTGCCGCGTGGACTACTCCGTGAAGACCTTCGCGGCGGTGGTCAATCTCTGCAAGCAGCTGGACATCCGCCACCCGGAGGAGCTCTCCCTGTGCAAGCCCCTCGAGGCGGACCACCTGAAGCGCAACTTCGCCCAGGTGCCGCACCAGAAGCGAGTGGCCATCGCCGAGCCGGATGGCACCTCCTACTTGCAGCCGGCCGCAGACACCAACTCGTTTGTGCCCATCAGCACCTCGTTCCACGGAGATGACGGCAGCACTGGCAGCCTGGACAAGCCCTCCGCCCCGGGATCCTTCTTCTGCGCCCCCCTCTCGCCGCACAATCACAGGGGACGCTCGCCTGTGGCGGCCACAGCCTCCCCATCGCCGGGCACCTGGAAGCAGAGCCAGCTGGGCTATGCCACCTATGATTCGTCCTCCTCCAGCCTGGGCGACTTCCAGGAGAACCTGGCCAGCTCACCGCCCACGCCCTGCTCGGATGTGCGGGCCCTGCAGCTGCGCCCCAAGTCGCTGGTGGAGAAGGCCCGCCTCAATGTGGGCTGGCTGGACTCGTCGCTGTCCATCATGGAGCAGGGCATCCGGGAGTACGACACGCTGTGCCTGCGCTTCAAGTACTTCACCTTCTTCGACCTGAATCCCAGGTGCGACCAGGTGCGCATCAACCAGCTGTACGAGCAGGCCAAGTGGAGTGTTCTCAACGAGGAGCTGGACTGCACCGAGGAGGAGAGCCTGATGTTCGCCGCCCTGCAGTTCCAGGTCAACCATCACGTGGACGCCACGCCCCAAGGTGGAGCCGTGGACTCGGGCATTGAGACGTCCAGCCAGGAGAACGATAACGACGACGAGATTGATTCGGCCCTCAAGGAGCTGCAGATCACACTGGAGGGGCCGAATGGTGGCGCAGATCACATGAACATCACACGCATCCCCGAGCTCTCCGACTACCTGCGGTATCTGAAACCGCAGCGGTTCACGCTGCGCGGCTACAAGCGATACTATTTCACATATCGCGAcctgcatttgcatttgttcAAGAGCGCCGAGGAGTCGCGCCGTGCGGCTCCTGCCATCAGCATCAACCTGAAGGGCTGCGAGGTCACCCCGGATGTGAACCTCTCGCAGGGCAAGTACGCCATCCGGTTGGAGGTGTCCCCGAGCAATGGGCACGGGCCCAACAGCGAGGTGTGGGTGCGCTGCGAGAACGAGCAGCAGTACGCCAAGTGGATGGTCGCCTGCCGGTTGGCGGCCAAGGGAAGATCCCTGGCGGACAGCTCGTACGAGAGTGAGGTGGATGGCATACTCTCGCTGCTGCAGATGCAGCGACCCGTACACGGCGTGCATGTCAACATCGATCCGCGCTCCGTGGAAGCCGGCGACTACCTATCGCCCAAGCTCCTTCGGAGACTGTCCAACAAGGCAGTGCAGCGAATCCTCGAGGCACACGCCAATGTTCGGGAACTCAATCCTCTGGACTCCAAGCTAAAGTACATACAGGCCTGGCGATCACTGCCCGACTTCGGAGTCTCGCTGTTCATCATCAAGTTCGACGGGCATCGGAAAGAGGAGCTGCTGGGCGTGGCCCACAACCGCATCATGCGCATGGATTTGAGCTCTGGGGATCACATCAAGACCTGGCGCTACAACACCATGAAGGCCTGGAATGTCAACTGGAACATTAAGTGCATGATGGTCCAGTTCGAGGACGAGAACGTGGTCTTCTCCTGCCACTCTGCCGACTGCAAGGTGGTGCACGAGTTTATCGGCGGCTACATCTTCATGTCGATGCGCTCCAAGGACAACAACCAGACCCTCAACGAGGAGCTCTTCCACAAGCTCACGGGCGGCTGGTCCTAG
- the LOC128257717 gene encoding lebercilin translates to MVSPRKPASSYGPRAPRLEANNLMAASAKSCESLFSASSRESASLIYQRSKPVPQKRGGLKGSGNSSSQPAMAFHNHSEIHQRVESARKLRAKTFQNQLADAHAEIANLAHENRMLRTLHKRHTTALNKYESNNAELPQLLHSHAEELRVWQTKYRNLQAVTKDLELKLKQKEAIILSLSDQNKHYSQLNKDKNLDERQKLQEKLKSLEQRLEDKDNDMKLMARKVQLESKNFRQQLLNEQKKGKEVMLKLEKAKLEISGYRKLEEYTLGTDKVNPMSAGRRTKLSGVAEEPDKIDKLEKSLEMLDKAIEKNSQSEFNALTDVLESDSFYDFEKDSAEDKSGPSTPPSQMERQAGGRGGKLVLPPATNKAKMGQNPSRSALSQVLSAQGKIPVSSVRAGRSRLGSGALKTESVQASKRRDPETLSKMASAEAKKKQQSLKSLEYEYEDDYEPAGDDDDEQDAYGLMNKMCEEGDEPEEDSEENANEASLVKYAAYLDAKSSEGDLLEESLEDDEATDGQHTQRSDEESQDNGVRAPRLKENMSSLRKQISDDYKERESFLKTFCRQASNSNMRDDPAPKKRNSIAGGAAASSHMTGSRKHALLAALKTIDDNNKSQD, encoded by the exons ATGGTATCGCCGCGCAAGCCGGCATCGTCCTACGGCCCAAGAGCACCCCGCTTGGAAGCGAACAATCTGATGGC AGCGTCGGCAAAGAGCTGTGAGAGCCTGTTCTCGGCCAGCTCCCGAGAATCGGCCAGTTTGATCTACCAGCGGAGCAAACCGGTTCCCCAAAAACGCGGCGGATTGAAGGGCTCCGGAAATAGCAGCAGCCAGCCGGCGATGGCGTTCCACAACCACAGCGAGATCCACCAGCGGGTCGAGTCCGCCAGGAAGCTGCGCGCCAAGACCTTCCAGAACCAACTGGCCGATGCCCATGCGGAGATCGCCAATCTGGCGCACGAGAACCGCATGCTGCGCACCCTCCACAAGCGTCACACCACGGCGCTGAACAAGTACGAGTCCAACAACGCGGAGCTGCCGCAGTTGCTCCACTCCCATGCCGAGGAGCTGCGCGTTTGGCAGACCAAGTACCGCAATCTGCAGGCCGTCACCAAGGATCTGGAGCTCAAGCTGAAGCAGAAGGAGGCCATCATCCTGTCGCTGAGCGATCAGAACAAGCACTACAGCCAGCTCAACAAGGATAA gaACCTCGACGAACGTCAGAAGCTTCAGGAGAAGCTAAAGTCACTAGAGCAGCGTCTGGAGGACAAGGACAACGACATGAAGCTGATGGCCCGCAAGGTGCAGCTGGAGTCCAAGAACTTCCGCCAGCAGCTGCTCAACGAGCAGAAGAAGGGCAAGGAGGTGATGCTGAAGCTGGAGAAGGCCAAGCTCGAGATCAGTGGCTATCGGAAGCTGGAGGAGTACACT CTCGGCACCGACAAAGTGAACCCCATGTCCGCTGGCAGACGCACCAAGCTGAGCGGCGTCGCCGAGGAGCCGGACAAGATCGACAAGCTGGAGAAGTCGCTGGAGATGCTGGACAAGGCCATCGAGAAGAACAGCCAGAGCGAGTTCAACGCCCTGACCGATGTGCTGGAGTCGGATTCGTTCTACGACTTCGAGAAGGACAGTGCGGAGGACAAGAGTGGGCCGAGTACTCCGCCCAGTCAAATGGAGCGACAGGCGGGAGGGCGTGGCGGTAAGCTCGTCCTGCCGCCGGCCACCAACAAGGCCAAGATGGGACAGAACCCCAGCCGTTCCGCTCTGAGCCAGGTGCTCTCGGCCCAGGGAAAGATACCAGTGTCCTCGGTCAGAGCTGGTCGATCCCGACTGGGCAGTGGAGCTCTCAAAACGGAGAGTGTGCAGGCCAGCAAGCGTCGTGATCCGGAGACCCTGTCCAAAATGGCATCTGCCGAGGCCAAGAAGAAACAGCAATCGCTGAAATCCCTGGAGTACGAGTACGAGGATGACTATGAGCCGGCTGGCGACGACGATGATGAGCAGGATGCCTACGGCCTGATGAACAAGATGTGCGAGGAGGGCGACGAGCCGGAAGAGGACAGCGAGGAGAATGCGAACGAAGCCAGTCTGGTGAAATACGCCGCCTATCTGGACGCCAAGAGCAGCGAGGGCGATCTGTTGGAGGAGTCGCTGGAGGATGACGAGGCAACGGATGGTCAGCACACGCAGCGCAGCGACGAGGAG TCCCAGGACAACGGAGTGCGTGCGCCGCGTCTCAAGGAGAACATGTCCAGCCTGCGGAAGCAGATCTCGGATGACTACAAGGAGCGCGAGAGCTTCCTGAAGACGTTCTGCCGGCAGgcgagcaacagcaacatgcgCGACGATCCGGCACCCAAGAAGCGGAACAGCATCGCCGGCGGAGCGGCGGCCAGCAGCCACATGACCGGCAGCCGCAAGCACGCCCTCTTGGCCGCTCTGAAGACGATCGACGACAACAACAAGAGCCAGGACTAG
- the LOC128257168 gene encoding LOW QUALITY PROTEIN: putative odorant-binding protein A10 (The sequence of the model RefSeq protein was modified relative to this genomic sequence to represent the inferred CDS: substituted 1 base at 1 genomic stop codon) — protein MGHSSFRLAMWNTSLMVALICAACYQVDGLPHPPATSSAPMVEKAYDDKFDNVDLDEILNQERLLINYIKCLEGAGPCTPDAKMLKGKSKSQNSSRRNPNRLHQMHGEAEIWSXKDWERLEKIYDPEGVYRMKYEELKAKLLNEQR, from the exons ATGGGACACTCCAGTTTTCGCCTGGCCATGTGGAACACCTCGCTGATGGTTGCACTGATCTGCGCCGCCTGTTACCAAGTGGATGGACTGCCCCATCCGCCGGCCACCTCGTCAGCTCCCATGGTGGAAAAGGCCTACGACGACAAGTTCGACAATGTGGATCTGGACGAGATCCTCAACCAAGAGCGGCTGCTGATCAACTACATCAAGTGCCTGGAGGGTGCGGGTCCCTGCACTCCCGATGCGAAGATGCTGAAGGGTAAGTCCAAGTCGCA AAATTCTTCCCGACGCAATCCAAACCGATTGCACCAAATGCACGGAGAAGCAGAGATATGGAGCTGAAAAG ATTGGGAGCGCCTGGAGAAGATCTACGATCCCGAGGGTGTCTACCGCATGAAATACGAGGAGTTGAAAGCCAAACTACTCAATGAGCAGCGCTGA
- the LOC128257718 gene encoding uncharacterized protein LOC128257718, with amino-acid sequence MENAEEKPISRTAYEVQRDFGLSSGLRSEIIWDSLAPDQGDVLKQKIENIICGEDAGNIRLVQRKRDQLFRNIWQQRRYTNGTLLSAIIYVLVTQEADPELALQSTNYSCHPVFRTRRCMKGENSAACCMIFVDENARVYSNWQQYVFRNTLPKGLMIAPSQGVYTFHTDGDETSVHLMVHPTPAARGRYRLLNAGDKVATVGGLVASVPVAAALAVPLAAPLVIGATAVGVATGVYSTLRSASHLIDRRRHGQSTSITDGEARSSWLGVAGGVVGLGATGATKALATAAGAGYKVNPAAQLAVKGINGASVVIAGTGVVNGVYDLYLKIGDDQALNSLDMLQMASHLVIFTHSINNMRIASKATNGSSLRRALRNQTRKVFDRISQESVKLHTESGQFDIVRTLNEIPFKEVLLSLHNINSHLSQGLAVATTLLPQIVSMGRGGQMLVNLEMLAEKFGGKFVQHIGNVASFTDVLEAMARYFSEQAVQLLMEMTRTFVDQNVDSIDRTLNTFVSTETVLYRILMHCVTTFDRFGEDFLQSCRKDILLVVSKYFQSLEPISDNCRKYKCSVCKGAYYISSI; translated from the exons ATGGAAAATGCAGAGGAAAAGCCTATTTCCCGCACGGCCTACGAAGTGCAAAGGGATTTCGGCTTAAGCAGCGGGCTACGTTCGGAAATTATTTGGGATTC ATTAGCCCCCGACCAGGGAGATGTGCTCAAGCAGAAGATAGAAAACATCATTTGCGGGGAAGACGCCGGAAATATCAGATTAGTGCAACGAAAGCGGGACCAACTTTTCCGGAATATCTGGCAGCAGCGGCGCTACACCAATGGCACACTGCTGTCCGCCATCATCTACGTGCTGGTCACGCAGGAAGCGGACCCGGAACTGGCCTTGCAGTCCACCAACTACAGCTGTCATCCGGTTTTCCGCACGCGGCGCTGCATGAAGGGCGAGAATAGCGCCGCCTGCTGCATGATCTTCGTGGACGAGAACGCCCGGGTGTACTCCAATTGGCAGCAGTACGTCTTCCGGAACACCTTGCCCAAGGGCCTGATGATTGCCCCCAGCCAGGGAGTCTACACCTTCCACACCGACGGCGATGAAACGAGTGTCCACTTAATGGTTCATCCGACGCCTGCAGCGCGTGGCAGGTACAGATTGCTCAATGCCGGTGACAAAGTGGCTACTGTGGGCGGCCTGGTGGCCAGTGTTCCGGTGGCTGCCGCTCTGGCCGTGCCCCTGGCCGCTCCCTTGGTCATTGGCGCCACcgctgtgggcgtggccaccgGCGTCTACAGCACCCTGCGCTCGGCCTCCCATCTCATCGATCGCCGCAGGCATGGCCAGTCCACCTCCATTACGGATGGTGAGGCGCGCAGCTCCTGGTTGGGCGTGGCGGGCGGAGTGGTTGGTCTGGGCGCTACCGGAGCCACTAAAGCCCTGGCCACGGCAGCAGGTGCTGGCTACAAAGTTAATCCCGCTGCCCAGTTGGCCGTCAAGGGCATAAATGGAGCTTCAGTGGTCATCGCGGGAACGGGTGTGGTCAATGGTGTTTACGATTTGTATTTG AAAATTGGCGATGATCAGGCCTTAAACAGCTTGGACATGCTGCAGATGGCCTCGCACCTGGTCATCTTTACGCATTCCATCAACAACATGCGCATAGCTTCCAAAGCCACCAATGGATCGTCCTTGAGACGAGCACTTCGAAATCAAACTAG AAAAGTCTTCGATCGCATCTCCCAGGAGTCCGTTAAGCTGCACACTGAATCTGGACAATTCGATATTGTGCGCACGCTCAACGAAATTCCCTTTAAGGAGGTACTCCTCAGCCTGCACAACATCAACTCACATCTGAGTCAGGGACTCGCAGTGGCCACCACCTTGCTGCCCCAAATTGTGAGTATGGGTAGAGGCGGTCAGATGCTCGTCAATCTGGAGATGCTTGCCGAGAAGTTCGGCGGCAAGTTTGTGCAGCACATCGGAAATGTGGCCAGTTTTACCGACGTGTTGGAGGCCATGGCCAGATACTTCAGCGAGCAGGCAGTGCAGTTGCTTATGGAAATGACTCGCACTTTTGTGGATCAGAACGTGGACTCCATTGATCGCACGCTGAACACGTTCGTGTCCACAGAGACGGTTCTCTATCGCATTCTGATGCACTGCGTCACAACCTTCGACCGTTTTGGAGAGGACTTCCTGCAGAGCTGCCGCAAGGATATCTTGTTGGTGGTATCCAAGTACTTTCAGTCTCTGGAGCCGATTAGCGACAACTGCCGCAAGTACAAATGCTCTGTTTGCAAGGGCGCTTACTATATTAGTTCCATTTAA
- the LOC128257720 gene encoding uncharacterized protein LOC128257720, with product MSSKFNLCRWTLLVLGVCCLLGSSSGSYCSLEGMKKFAMEACEHLFQQDEASSRDRRSIEYPHHHLNRLGYGKTHNKHHSISRSTYPKGGYLKVTREHFNRLSELDIFPRYKPNKLHHDKKQRFKRDHSGRSYNNIPYCCYNQCEEEFFC from the exons ATGAGTTCAAAG TTCAATCTGTGCCGCTGGACGCTGCTGGTCCTCGGAGTCTGCTGCCTGCTGGGCAGCTCATCGGGCAGCTACTGCTCGCTGGAGGGGATGAAGAAGTTCGCGATGGAGGCGTGTGAGCACCTGTTCCAGCAGGACGAAGCCTCCAGCCGCGACAGGAGGTCCATCGAGTACCCACATCACCATCTAAACCGACTGGGAT ACGGCAAAACGCACAACAAGCACCATTCAATCAGCCGGAGCACTTACCCAAAGGGTGGCTATCTGAAGGTGACGCGGGAGCACTTCAATCGCCTCAGCGAACTGGACATCTTCCCGCGCTACAAGCCCAATAAGCTGCACCACGACAAGAAGCAGCGATTCAAGCGGGATCACTCGGGCCGGAGCTACAACAACATCCCCTACTGCTGCTACAACCAGTGCGAGGAGGAATTCTTCTGCTAG